From Ptychodera flava strain L36383 chromosome 3 unlocalized genomic scaffold, AS_Pfla_20210202 Scaffold_26__1_contigs__length_13983176_pilon, whole genome shotgun sequence, one genomic window encodes:
- the LOC139126097 gene encoding guanylate-binding protein 2-like translates to MNKKGKLPKVIPLCYPDNYVWKGSKGVLEKKGKRRGKLVVCEDAIDFLRSIDGPICPVAVTGPARCGKSYISSQLIEPRPQDAVFKTSHKQTPETMGIWISTDVFKKKMKNKAEMSVVIMDTEGLGAYNAYSQDDLQLFSLMALLSSVLVYNSRGSLTSEDIKQLSWVSTLGDMIHGERDGKTSKCREDDFIRFFPNFMWLLRDVSLAFTLERDGEDEEVEVKEYILEEVLKLEKETAMSGKAVKEFNGYRRAVLKSFPVFDAVKLPLPSIDPKVLAKMDKGANRNRLDSKFLSEVDDFVERCGKLMKPKKAWPYVGNITGRQYAELLKQYVTAFASPGAMLQINTVSHKVIETLLGEVRREAFDDYKDSMAAFAGSALPCATYEVINAHNKYRMKAMRMFEQNSKYINDADRLHSYRQSLKDLMAMYDKDDCHNASAGILTRY, encoded by the exons ATGAACAAAAAGG GCAAACTACCAAAGGTAATTCCACTGTGTTACCCGGACAACTATGTATGGAAAGGAAGTAAAGGTGTCCTGGAGAAAAAAGGCAAACGTCGAGGGAAACTCGTAGTGTGTGAGGACGCCATAGATTTCTTGCGTTCCATCGACGGGCCAATCTGTCCCGTTGCTGTCACTGGTCCAGCTAGGTGTGGAAAATCGTACATATCGAGTCAGCTTATTGAACCAAGACCACAAGATGCTGTCTTTAAAACATCACATAAACAAACTCCAGAGACGATGG GAATATGGATAAGCACTGACGTGTTTAAGAAGAAGATGAAAAACAAAGCGGAGATGTCTGTGGTGATTATGGACACTGAGGGACTTGGCGCTTACAACGCTTACAGCCAAGATGATTTGCAGTTGTTTTCGTTGATGGCATTGCTGTCATCGGTGTTGGTGTACAACAGCAGAGGATCCCTCACATCCGAGGATATCAAACAGTTAAG CTGGGTGAGCACTCTTGGTGACATGATCCACGGGGAAAGGGATGGAAAGACATCGAAATGTCGAGAGGATGACTTTATCAGATTTTTCCCGAACTTCATGTGGCTACTCCGTGATGTGTCCTTGGCCTTCACTTTGGAGAGAGATGGTGAAGATGAAGAGGTGGAGGTTAAAGAGTACATTCTAGAGGAG GTATTGAAGTTAGAGAAGGAAACTGCTATGTCAGGCAAAGCCGTCAAAGAGTTTAATGGTTATCGAAGAGCAGTTTTGAAATCCTTTCCCGTCTTCGACGCCGTAAAACTTCCATTGCCGTCAATTGATCCAAAGGTCCTTGCTAAGATGGATAAAGGGGCTAACCGTAATCGCTTGgactcaaaatttctgtccGAAGTCGATGATTTCGTGGAACGTTGTGGAAAACTGATGAAACCAAAGAAAGCTTGGCCTTACGTCGGTAACATAACCGGTCGAC AATACGCTGAGTTACTCAAACAGTACGTCACGGCATTTGCATCTCCCGGTGCTATGTTGCAAATCAACACCGTAAGTCACAAGGTTATTGAGACCCTGTTGGGTGAAGTGCGAAGGGAGGCCTTTGATGATTACAAGGACAGCATGGCGGCGTTCGCTGGGTCAGCTCTCCCCTGTGCTACGTACGAAGTCATCAACGCCCACAATAAATATCGTATGAAGGCGATGAGAATGTTTGAACAGAATTCAAAGTATATTAATGACGCCGATCGACTACACTCCTACAGACAGTCACTGAAG gatcTCATGGCCATGTATGACAAAGATGACTGCCATAATGCATCGGCGGGCATCTTGACAAGATATTGA
- the LOC139125766 gene encoding uncharacterized protein PF3D7_1120000-like, whose translation MSNERKSEAFCKKLVENLVDEELRPLIDAERNEDEISLKIAEVERLYKAKARGPYIWDVYKTDLAKKIRAISGVASTFKDKNKEDEEFKEKEKTREEMRSIKIQEEETLRKSRQEDIIKQEKQVEDDYNERSEAILAQVTQLLKTHAGLAKELQEVKAKLEEETKKMKEELNMKKKQMQ comes from the exons ATGTCAAACGAGAGGAAATCTGAAGCATTCTGCAAGAAGCTTGTCGAAAACTTGGTGGACGAGGAGTTACGGCCCTTAATAGACGCCGAAAGAAATGAGGACgaaattagtttgaaaatagCCGAGGTTGAACGATTGTACAAGGCAAAGGCACGAGGTCCATACATATGGGATGTCTACAAAACAGATTTGGCTAAG aaaataaGGGCAATTTCAGGTGTCGCGTCGACGTTCAAGGACAAAAACAAGGAAGACGAAGAATTTAAG gaaaaagaAAAGACCAGAGAAGAGATGCGAAGTATTAAGATACAGGAAGAAGAAACATTG CGGAAAAGTCGACAGGAAGACATCATCAAACAAGAGAAGCAAGTAGAAGATGATTACAATGAAAGGAGCGAAGCCATCTTGGCACAGGTAACACAGCTTCTCAAAACGCATGCTGGTCTGGCAAAAGAGCTGCAGGAGGTGAAAGCCAAGCTTGAAGAAGAGACCAAGAAGATGAAAGAAGAATTGAacatgaaaaagaaacaaatgcaATAA